One Halarcobacter ebronensis genomic window carries:
- a CDS encoding DMT family transporter, producing MCEKLKSIDKGVLFMLISALLGALNGAFTKYLSQSMDPFEIVFYRNLIGVLIVIYSLKKYHISINTSKLHLLFLRGIFGALAMVLFIYTIATIPLGEAVVLNKTSPFFITILAYYLMKETINLKTFIALIIGFLGILFIMKPFGVEFSYEHILGVLGGFFAAAAYATIKKIKDIYDARVIMLSFMGMGVIIPLLLFIFTPYVKFTMHVESYIWFLLIFMAILSTTSQWFLTRAYSLSKASIIGIVSYTNIPFAIGFGVILGDLLPDTYTLIGIILIVSGGVLVSRKSKNQ from the coding sequence ATGTGTGAAAAGTTAAAATCAATAGATAAAGGCGTCCTTTTTATGCTTATTAGTGCATTACTTGGTGCACTAAATGGAGCTTTTACAAAATATCTATCACAAAGTATGGATCCTTTTGAAATAGTTTTTTATAGAAATTTAATAGGCGTTTTGATTGTAATATACAGTTTAAAAAAATATCATATCTCTATAAATACTTCAAAATTACATTTACTCTTTTTAAGAGGTATCTTTGGTGCACTTGCAATGGTTTTATTTATTTATACTATTGCAACTATTCCTTTAGGAGAGGCTGTTGTTTTAAATAAGACTTCACCTTTTTTTATAACAATTCTTGCCTACTATTTAATGAAAGAGACAATAAACTTAAAAACTTTTATTGCTCTTATTATTGGCTTTTTAGGGATTTTATTTATTATGAAACCTTTTGGAGTAGAGTTTTCTTATGAGCATATATTAGGTGTGCTTGGAGGATTTTTTGCAGCAGCAGCTTATGCAACTATAAAAAAAATAAAAGATATTTATGATGCAAGAGTTATTATGCTCTCATTTATGGGGATGGGTGTGATTATTCCTTTATTACTATTTATATTTACTCCTTATGTAAAATTTACTATGCATGTGGAGTCTTATATTTGGTTTCTTTTAATATTTATGGCAATTTTATCAACAACTTCACAATGGTTTTTAACAAGAGCTTACAGTCTTAGCAAAGCAAGTATAATTGGTATTGTAAGTTATACAAATATTCCTTTTGCAATAGGTTTTGGTGTAATATTAGGAGATTTATTGCCTGATACTTATACTTTAATAGGTATTATACTTATTGTAAGCGGTGGTGTATTAGTTAGCCGTAAAAGTAAAAATCAATAA
- a CDS encoding LysE family translocator, with product MSTEFLITSLVVVLIPGTGVLYTVSAGLFIGARAAVFAAIGCTFGILPSLLASILGLAVVIHSSALAFQVIKYIGVAYLLYLSWSMWKNSNALALKKEKSDERLFSVMIKGFLINILNPKLTLFFLAFIPQFLSSNSSSYTSEMLVLGLIFMLMTLVVFILYGLLATSVREYLINSEKISKYIQRVFAGTFALLGLKLAFTDR from the coding sequence ATGAGTACGGAGTTTTTAATTACCTCTTTAGTAGTGGTTTTAATACCTGGAACGGGAGTTTTATATACAGTTTCAGCAGGTTTGTTTATTGGCGCAAGGGCTGCTGTTTTTGCAGCTATTGGATGTACTTTTGGTATCTTGCCTTCTTTACTTGCAAGTATATTAGGACTTGCTGTTGTTATTCACTCAAGTGCTTTAGCTTTTCAAGTTATAAAATATATTGGTGTTGCATATCTTCTTTATTTGTCATGGTCAATGTGGAAAAATAGTAATGCCTTGGCTTTAAAAAAAGAAAAGTCTGATGAAAGACTTTTTTCAGTTATGATAAAAGGGTTTTTAATAAATATTTTAAATCCTAAATTAACACTTTTCTTTTTGGCTTTTATTCCTCAATTCCTCTCTTCAAATAGTAGTTCATATACAAGTGAAATGTTGGTTTTAGGTTTGATTTTTATGCTTATGACTTTGGTTGTTTTTATTTTGTATGGTTTACTTGCAACAAGTGTTAGAGAGTATTTAATAAATTCTGAAAAGATTAGTAAATATATACAAAGAGTATTTGCAGGAACTTTTGCTTTACTTGGGCTAAAACTTGCTTTTACAGATAGATAA
- a CDS encoding C-terminal binding protein — MNRVYITDKITDPYIEKDVLGDELSMTLHEEVEVLLVWHKKITNEFIDSLPNLKALIRFGVGYDVFLDLEYIKQKGIYASNTPDYGTEEVSDTAIAMIMNIARGISRYDYKCRDYRDSWQINTLDYIKRTSDYKLGVIGAGRIGGSVILKANALRFQTQFYDPYLSSGTEKMLGAKRCESLEELIESSDIISINCPLTSETKAMIDEKFIAKMKKGASIVNTARGAIVKDLDVFYEPLKSGHLNCVNLDVLPTEPPGTGLMLDAWRAKESWLDGRFMINPHSAFYSDKAYFDMRQKAALNAKRVIEGKKPINIVNGL; from the coding sequence ATGAACAGAGTTTACATTACAGATAAAATAACAGACCCTTACATAGAAAAAGATGTTTTAGGTGATGAATTATCAATGACACTACATGAAGAGGTAGAAGTTTTATTAGTTTGGCACAAAAAAATAACCAATGAATTTATAGATAGCCTACCAAACTTAAAAGCACTAATTAGATTTGGTGTGGGGTATGATGTTTTTTTAGACTTGGAGTATATAAAACAAAAAGGTATTTATGCTTCAAATACTCCTGATTATGGTACAGAAGAGGTTAGTGATACAGCAATTGCAATGATTATGAATATAGCTCGTGGTATCTCAAGATATGATTATAAATGTAGAGATTACAGAGACTCTTGGCAAATAAATACATTAGATTATATAAAAAGAACAAGTGATTATAAACTTGGGGTAATTGGAGCTGGAAGAATAGGGGGAAGTGTAATTCTAAAAGCAAATGCCCTTAGATTTCAAACACAATTTTATGACCCATATCTATCAAGTGGAACTGAAAAAATGCTTGGGGCAAAAAGATGCGAGAGTTTAGAAGAGTTGATTGAAAGTAGTGATATTATCTCAATAAACTGTCCTTTAACTTCTGAGACAAAAGCAATGATAGATGAAAAGTTTATAGCAAAAATGAAAAAGGGAGCTTCTATTGTAAACACTGCAAGAGGTGCTATTGTAAAAGATTTGGATGTTTTTTATGAACCACTAAAAAGCGGACATTTAAACTGTGTCAATCTTGATGTTTTGCCAACTGAACCTCCTGGAACTGGTCTAATGCTTGATGCTTGGAGAGCAAAAGAGTCTTGGCTTGATGGAAGATTTATGATAAATCCTCATTCAGCTTTTTATAGTGATAAAGCCTATTTTGATATGAGACAAAAAGCTGCATTAAATGCAAAAAGAGTAATAGAAGGGAAAAAACCAATAAATATTGTTAATGGACTATAA
- a CDS encoding PhzF family phenazine biosynthesis protein, with translation MRLKIDIVDAFADELFKGNQAAVIVLDEWLSDELMQNIATENNLSETAFLVKNEKGVYHIRWFSPISEIDFCGHATLASAYILFNSNSNIETITFFAKAVGELEVKKDNDFILMDFPNRKPSKVEEAPKELFDGLSITPLEVYKNQQAYFAVYTNEDDVLNVKYDSTELKKLAPFDVVVTAPSNNKSYDFTSRYFWPANGGDEDPVTGSIHTGLAPLWGQKMSKESLVALQASKRTGVLYCKVSKDRVLISGKAAHYLEGNITI, from the coding sequence ATGAGACTAAAAATAGATATAGTTGATGCATTTGCTGATGAACTTTTTAAAGGAAATCAAGCAGCAGTAATAGTCTTAGATGAGTGGTTAAGTGATGAATTAATGCAAAATATTGCAACAGAAAACAACCTCTCTGAAACAGCCTTTTTAGTAAAAAATGAGAAAGGGGTTTATCATATTAGATGGTTTTCTCCAATTTCTGAAATTGACTTTTGTGGGCATGCAACATTAGCAAGTGCATATATACTATTTAATAGTAACTCTAATATAGAAACAATAACTTTTTTTGCAAAAGCAGTTGGAGAGTTAGAAGTTAAAAAAGATAATGATTTTATTTTAATGGATTTCCCAAATAGAAAACCATCAAAAGTTGAAGAAGCTCCAAAAGAGCTCTTTGATGGCTTATCAATAACTCCTTTGGAAGTTTATAAAAATCAACAAGCTTATTTTGCAGTTTATACTAATGAAGATGATGTTTTAAATGTAAAATATGATAGTACTGAGTTGAAAAAATTGGCACCCTTTGATGTGGTTGTAACAGCACCATCAAATAATAAGAGTTATGATTTTACCTCAAGATATTTTTGGCCTGCAAATGGAGGGGATGAAGATCCTGTTACAGGTTCTATTCATACAGGGCTTGCACCTTTGTGGGGACAAAAAATGTCAAAAGAGAGTTTAGTTGCCCTTCAAGCTTCAAAAAGAACAGGTGTTTTATACTGTAAAGTCTCTAAAGATAGAGTTTTAATTTCTGGGAAAGCAGCTCACTATTTAGAGGGTAATATTACTATTTAA
- a CDS encoding APC family permease, translated as MQNKRTIGFFGAVAIGIGGMVGGGIFAVLGEAVSLAHGATVVAFLFAGIVALFTSYSYSKLSVKYQTLGGTVSFIDNAFGHNYLSGSVNFMLWLSYLVTISLYAVAFSSYAQALLGSSNNFYNHLFISIAIILPLIINLISASFVSKSETAVVIIKVLLLFLIIIASFSYLDFERLSPSKWQGSFSILVAGMIIFVAYEGFELIANSAQEIKEPNKNLPKAFYTSVLIVIILYLLIAVTTIGAVDEKELMNAKDYALAIAAKPALGQAGFTIVSIAALLATFSAINATIYGNGRLGYLLAIKGELPKLFDKEKDGIPSLSISVTAFFSLVLANSIDLSQIAIIGSASFLLIFFIVNVAALKLYKEIEANKHLLLVSCTISFIALVTLLVHTFFTNRDSIYIFILFILISILFEVFYGRMIRKHIFNRPY; from the coding sequence TTGCAAAATAAAAGAACTATAGGGTTTTTTGGTGCTGTTGCAATTGGTATTGGTGGTATGGTAGGAGGAGGTATCTTTGCTGTTTTAGGTGAAGCTGTCTCTTTGGCACATGGAGCAACCGTAGTAGCATTTTTATTTGCAGGTATAGTTGCTTTATTTACTTCTTACTCTTACTCAAAACTCTCAGTAAAATATCAAACCCTTGGAGGTACAGTTAGTTTTATAGATAATGCCTTTGGACATAACTATTTATCAGGAAGTGTAAACTTTATGCTTTGGCTTAGTTATTTAGTTACAATCTCTTTATATGCTGTTGCTTTTTCCTCTTATGCCCAAGCATTATTAGGTAGTTCAAACAATTTTTATAATCATTTATTTATTTCGATAGCTATTATTTTGCCTTTAATTATCAATCTTATTAGTGCTTCTTTTGTAAGTAAATCTGAAACGGCAGTTGTTATAATAAAAGTTTTGTTACTTTTTTTAATAATAATTGCAAGTTTTTCTTATCTTGATTTTGAACGATTATCTCCTTCAAAATGGCAGGGAAGTTTCTCTATTTTGGTTGCTGGAATGATTATTTTTGTTGCTTATGAAGGGTTTGAACTTATTGCAAATTCAGCTCAAGAGATAAAAGAACCAAATAAAAACCTACCAAAAGCTTTTTATACCTCTGTTCTAATAGTAATTATTCTCTATCTTCTAATAGCAGTTACAACAATTGGAGCGGTTGATGAAAAGGAGTTAATGAATGCAAAAGATTATGCTCTTGCAATTGCAGCTAAACCTGCATTAGGACAAGCTGGATTCACAATTGTTTCTATTGCTGCTCTTTTGGCAACCTTTTCGGCTATTAATGCAACTATTTATGGAAATGGAAGATTAGGATATCTTTTGGCTATTAAAGGAGAGTTACCTAAACTTTTTGATAAAGAAAAAGATGGAATACCTTCTCTTAGTATAAGTGTAACAGCATTTTTTAGTTTAGTTTTAGCAAATAGTATTGATTTATCTCAGATAGCCATAATTGGGAGTGCAAGTTTTCTTCTTATCTTTTTTATTGTAAATGTAGCAGCACTAAAACTTTATAAGGAGATAGAAGCAAATAAGCATTTGCTTTTGGTTTCATGTACTATTAGTTTTATTGCATTAGTTACGCTTTTAGTTCATACTTTTTTTACAAATAGGGACTCAATTTATATTTTTATACTCTTTATTCTAATATCAATTCTTTTTGAAGTTTTTTATGGAAGAATGATTAGAAAACATATCTTTAATCGACCATATTAG
- a CDS encoding DEAD/DEAH box helicase produces the protein MSFDIFNLSLELTKALEKNNYKVPTPIQEAVIPLVKTKQDIMAQAKTGSGKTASFVIPILETLKEDEVQKKAKIKVLVLAPTRELTLQIAQTFSTLSQTFSKQLSIVSVIGGEKIGEQLLKIQKGCDIVVATSGRLVDIIGKKQIDLSTIEYFVLDEADKMLDLGFVQELDEILKIIPKNRQNLLFSATFSPKVIDIASKITNKALKVKIEDSNTNVKEITQRAIFVKKEDRSTLLRHLIKENNFKSVLVFMANKRAADNIANKFIKKGFEAESFHGDLSQEERISTLNDFKNKKIDILFSTDIASRGLHIDDIDCVVNFDLPRSTEEYIHRIGRTARAGKSGTAISFLDNENLNHFKLIEKRYKLDIPKEQIEGFDFTIANTTKQKGSLPIKGKRKSKKDKLREKGLR, from the coding sequence TTGTCATTTGATATATTTAACTTATCTCTAGAACTTACAAAAGCATTAGAAAAAAACAATTATAAAGTGCCGACTCCTATTCAAGAAGCAGTAATTCCTCTTGTAAAAACAAAACAAGATATTATGGCACAAGCAAAAACAGGAAGTGGCAAAACTGCAAGTTTTGTAATCCCTATACTTGAAACACTAAAAGAAGATGAAGTACAAAAAAAAGCAAAAATAAAAGTTTTAGTTTTAGCTCCAACAAGAGAACTTACTCTTCAAATTGCTCAAACTTTTTCAACTTTAAGTCAAACTTTTTCAAAACAACTTTCTATAGTTTCAGTTATAGGTGGAGAGAAAATCGGTGAACAACTTTTAAAGATACAAAAAGGCTGCGATATAGTAGTCGCTACTTCAGGAAGATTAGTTGATATTATAGGAAAAAAGCAAATTGATTTATCTACAATTGAATATTTTGTTTTAGATGAAGCTGACAAAATGCTTGATTTAGGTTTTGTTCAAGAGCTTGATGAGATTTTAAAAATTATTCCAAAGAATAGACAAAATCTTTTATTTTCTGCAACATTTTCACCAAAAGTTATTGATATAGCTTCAAAGATAACTAATAAAGCTTTAAAAGTGAAAATAGAAGATTCAAATACAAATGTAAAAGAGATAACTCAAAGGGCAATATTTGTAAAAAAAGAGGATAGAAGTACACTTTTAAGGCACTTGATAAAAGAGAATAACTTTAAGTCTGTATTGGTTTTTATGGCAAATAAAAGAGCAGCAGATAATATAGCAAATAAGTTTATAAAAAAAGGTTTTGAAGCTGAATCTTTTCATGGAGATTTGAGCCAAGAAGAGAGAATCTCTACTCTTAATGATTTTAAAAATAAAAAAATCGATATTTTATTCTCTACAGATATTGCTTCAAGAGGATTACATATTGATGATATAGATTGTGTTGTTAATTTTGATTTACCAAGAAGTACAGAGGAGTATATCCATAGAATAGGAAGAACTGCAAGGGCAGGGAAAAGTGGAACAGCTATTTCATTTTTAGACAATGAAAATTTAAACCATTTTAAACTAATAGAAAAAAGATATAAATTAGATATACCAAAAGAGCAAATTGAAGGCTTTGATTTCACTATTGCAAATACTACAAAACAAAAGGGAAGCTTACCTATAAAAGGTAAAAGAAAAAGTAAAAAAGATAAATTAAGAGAGAAAGGGTTAAGATAA
- a CDS encoding GNAT family N-acetyltransferase, with protein sequence MLIRDANISDFEEITKIYNYYIKETVITFEEEEIDKEEMIKRFEKIKKSGLPWLVAQKDGEILGYAYAHFWHDRSAYRFSVEPSIYLNKKFIGNGVGKALYKQLLTKLKELGIKNALGLITVPNDASIALHEKFGFKKVGELPNIGIKFDKWLNVGLWQLEM encoded by the coding sequence ATGCTTATACGTGATGCAAATATCTCTGATTTTGAAGAGATTACAAAAATATACAACTATTATATTAAAGAGACAGTTATTACTTTTGAAGAGGAAGAGATAGACAAAGAAGAGATGATTAAAAGATTTGAAAAGATTAAAAAATCAGGGCTACCTTGGCTGGTTGCACAAAAAGATGGAGAGATTTTAGGATATGCATATGCACACTTTTGGCATGATAGAAGCGCTTATAGATTTAGTGTTGAACCGTCAATTTATTTAAATAAAAAATTTATTGGAAATGGTGTAGGAAAGGCTTTGTACAAACAACTTTTAACAAAATTAAAAGAGTTGGGAATAAAAAATGCTCTAGGTTTAATAACTGTACCAAATGATGCAAGTATAGCTTTGCATGAAAAGTTTGGTTTTAAAAAAGTTGGAGAACTTCCAAATATTGGGATTAAATTTGATAAATGGTTAAATGTAGGACTTTGGCAACTAGAAATGTAA
- a CDS encoding alpha/beta fold hydrolase, with amino-acid sequence MKNLTMKTSDNVNINYIMEGSGKPLLLIPGWSCSLHFFDKNIPVLSKNFKVIAMDLRGHGKSDKPDHGYRISRFAMDIKELLDYLDLEDVTIAGWSMGASILWSYLELFGNYRVSKHISIDQSPAQYFAPDWKWGQLGCYDVESYLRLCASLTYEERASAEGTVYGCMHKKPTEEEVKFLADEIMECPARVKIDIMRDHTNLDWRDFIPYISIPTLVCVAKQSQVFPWQGSAWVGENIPNAKIEFFEDCGHMLFWDDSEKFNRVVADFILDN; translated from the coding sequence ATGAAAAATCTTACAATGAAAACATCTGATAATGTAAATATAAATTACATTATGGAAGGTAGTGGTAAACCTTTGTTACTAATTCCAGGTTGGAGTTGTAGTTTACACTTTTTTGATAAAAATATACCTGTCCTATCTAAAAATTTTAAAGTTATTGCAATGGATTTGCGTGGTCATGGCAAATCAGACAAACCTGATCATGGATATAGAATTTCTCGTTTTGCAATGGATATAAAAGAACTTTTAGATTATTTAGATTTGGAAGATGTAACTATTGCTGGCTGGTCTATGGGTGCTTCAATTCTTTGGAGTTATTTGGAGCTATTTGGTAATTATAGAGTTAGTAAACATATTAGTATTGACCAATCTCCTGCTCAATATTTTGCACCTGATTGGAAATGGGGGCAACTTGGCTGTTATGATGTTGAGTCATATTTGCGTCTTTGTGCCTCTTTGACATATGAAGAGAGAGCAAGTGCAGAAGGTACTGTTTATGGTTGTATGCATAAAAAACCAACAGAAGAAGAGGTAAAATTTTTAGCAGATGAGATTATGGAATGTCCAGCAAGAGTAAAGATAGATATAATGAGAGATCATACAAATCTTGATTGGCGTGATTTTATTCCATATATATCAATACCAACATTAGTATGTGTTGCAAAACAGAGTCAAGTGTTTCCTTGGCAAGGAAGTGCGTGGGTAGGAGAAAATATACCAAATGCAAAAATAGAGTTTTTTGAAGATTGTGGACATATGTTGTTCTGGGATGATTCTGAAAAATTCAATCGCGTTGTAGCAGATTTTATTTTAGATAACTAA
- a CDS encoding DMT family transporter, whose product MSLTVMLVVLLAALLHASWNFLVKQNSNKNLSMSAVVLGHTPFAFIALLFVPMPEISSLPYIIAGALLHTGYQLFLLNSYKIGDLSQVYPLARGVAPLLVAFVAVFILKESLSYLEICAIIVICTGIISLVLVRRSDGLRNYKAAFLAIVTGCFIASYSIVDGLGARVSQSPVGFYSFLTILNAIIFMVFVSIKQPNTLKQVITKNSKLALSGGLFSFTAYSLVIWAFTMAPIPLVTALRETSIVFALLLGVFVLKERLDLVKLFASITTLIGAGLLKINK is encoded by the coding sequence GTGTCTTTAACAGTTATGTTAGTAGTTTTATTAGCTGCGTTACTTCATGCAAGTTGGAATTTTTTAGTTAAACAAAATAGCAATAAAAATCTTAGTATGTCTGCTGTTGTATTAGGGCATACTCCTTTTGCTTTTATTGCACTTTTATTTGTGCCAATGCCAGAAATATCTTCTTTGCCTTATATAATAGCAGGAGCACTACTGCATACAGGTTATCAACTCTTTCTTTTAAATTCATATAAAATAGGAGACTTAAGTCAAGTCTATCCTTTGGCAAGAGGTGTAGCACCTCTTCTTGTGGCATTTGTAGCAGTTTTTATTTTAAAAGAGAGTTTGAGTTATCTTGAAATTTGTGCAATTATAGTAATCTGTACGGGAATTATTAGTTTAGTTCTTGTTAGACGAAGTGATGGTCTAAGAAATTACAAAGCAGCATTTTTGGCTATTGTTACTGGCTGTTTTATTGCTTCATACTCTATAGTTGATGGACTTGGAGCTAGGGTTTCACAAAGTCCTGTAGGGTTTTACTCTTTTCTTACCATATTAAATGCAATAATTTTTATGGTATTTGTCTCTATTAAACAGCCAAATACATTAAAGCAAGTTATTACAAAAAATTCAAAATTGGCATTAAGTGGTGGACTTTTCTCTTTTACTGCTTATTCTTTAGTTATTTGGGCTTTTACAATGGCACCAATACCTTTAGTGACAGCTTTAAGGGAAACAAGCATTGTTTTTGCTCTGCTCTTAGGAGTTTTTGTTTTAAAAGAGAGATTAGATTTGGTTAAACTTTTTGCTTCAATCACTACTTTAATAGGTGCAGGCTTACTTAAAATAAACAAATAG
- a CDS encoding sialidase family protein, whose product MKDKFELISVDKIWDKAPHNAFTDLIRYDNSWYCTFREGEDHFTNGKIRVISSKDGKKWKNIKFFRNKKFDYRDPKFSITAKNELMINTAIHTIDSSNKNLYQSATWLCNDGKNWSEAYICESGKDSWRWSVSWVDKKAYSVAYIGKDRLGCLYSSKDGKTWKVVKKEFFPDSLSLGNESSILFLKNKDAYCLLRRDNGTCTGVLGYSKPPYKNWNWKDLEVRIGGPKMIFLEEKNLFLTVVRLNDEKVRTSLCLIDPKKSKLKEVLELPSCGDTSYAGMVYFEDILWISYYSSHEDNKTSIYLAKVKIS is encoded by the coding sequence ATGAAAGATAAATTTGAACTAATAAGTGTAGATAAAATTTGGGATAAAGCCCCACACAATGCCTTTACTGATCTAATTAGATATGATAATAGCTGGTATTGTACATTTAGAGAGGGTGAGGACCATTTCACAAATGGGAAGATTAGAGTAATTAGTTCAAAAGATGGTAAAAAGTGGAAAAATATTAAATTTTTTAGGAATAAGAAGTTTGATTATCGTGACCCAAAATTTTCCATAACAGCTAAAAATGAACTTATGATTAATACAGCAATACACACTATTGACTCTTCAAATAAAAATCTATATCAATCAGCAACTTGGTTATGTAATGATGGTAAAAATTGGAGTGAAGCATATATTTGTGAAAGTGGAAAAGATAGTTGGCGATGGAGTGTATCTTGGGTAGATAAAAAAGCATATAGTGTTGCTTATATAGGGAAAGACAGATTAGGTTGTTTATATAGCTCAAAAGATGGAAAAACTTGGAAAGTTGTTAAAAAAGAGTTTTTCCCAGACAGCCTCTCTTTAGGAAATGAGAGTTCTATACTCTTTTTAAAAAACAAAGATGCATATTGTCTTTTAAGAAGGGACAATGGAACTTGTACAGGAGTGCTTGGATACTCTAAACCACCTTATAAAAATTGGAATTGGAAAGATTTAGAGGTTCGAATAGGTGGTCCTAAAATGATTTTTTTGGAAGAGAAAAATCTATTTTTAACTGTTGTTAGGTTAAATGATGAAAAAGTTAGAACATCTTTATGTTTAATAGACCCAAAAAAATCCAAACTCAAAGAAGTTTTAGAATTGCCTTCTTGTGGAGATACAAGTTATGCTGGGATGGTATATTTTGAAGATATACTTTGGATAAGCTACTACTCTTCACACGAAGATAATAAAACCTCTATCTATTTGGCAAAAGTTAAAATTAGTTAA
- a CDS encoding alpha/beta fold hydrolase — MKEKIYLIPGLMTDNRLWSRLKPHLEDEYELIHFQLPPCENFDEIAELLDKKIGNDKVNLLGFSLGGYVATHYSLKYPQKVKRLFLVSSTPSSTEDKDIPRRQKKLQEAKENEFSPLSLEKAKDLLEIKEDEELIHIVANMFNDLGRETFIPQLSSTLKRVNLFDDLIKLDIPISFYYSSEDRLLNHTAINAILQKEHKMRVISRKGESHNIPLEFSKELSFEIQRWMKSE, encoded by the coding sequence ATGAAAGAAAAAATATATTTAATACCTGGTCTTATGACTGACAATAGATTATGGAGTAGATTAAAACCCCATTTAGAAGATGAGTATGAGTTAATTCATTTTCAACTACCACCTTGTGAAAACTTTGATGAAATAGCTGAACTTTTGGATAAAAAAATAGGTAATGATAAAGTTAATCTTTTGGGATTCTCTTTAGGAGGATATGTAGCTACACACTATTCTTTAAAATATCCCCAAAAAGTTAAAAGACTTTTTTTAGTTAGTTCAACTCCAAGTTCAACAGAAGATAAAGATATTCCAAGAAGGCAAAAAAAACTACAAGAGGCAAAAGAAAATGAATTTTCTCCCCTTAGTTTAGAAAAAGCAAAAGATCTTTTGGAGATAAAAGAGGATGAAGAGTTAATTCATATAGTTGCTAATATGTTTAATGATTTGGGAAGAGAGACTTTTATTCCTCAACTCTCTTCAACTTTAAAAAGAGTAAATCTTTTTGATGATTTGATTAAACTTGATATTCCTATTAGTTTTTATTACAGTAGTGAAGACAGACTTTTAAACCATACTGCAATTAATGCAATTTTACAAAAAGAGCATAAAATGAGAGTGATTTCAAGAAAAGGAGAGAGCCATAATATTCCTTTGGAGTTCTCAAAAGAGCTTAGCTTTGAGATACAAAGGTGGATGAAGAGTGAGTAA
- a CDS encoding GNAT family N-acetyltransferase has protein sequence MSIYKATIDDAKLISSIISKANKDIANKFSLDINNCPKHPSFYTTQWVLSDMQRQEEYFLYKKDKEVVACVAFENPREEVGYLNRLSVIPSYRHKGIGEELVKYIFEYAKSKNIKRLSIGIIAEHQVLKQWYIKLGFKESNKKSFPHLPFEVLYMNIYF, from the coding sequence TTGTCAATTTATAAAGCAACAATAGATGATGCAAAGCTTATTTCATCAATTATTAGTAAAGCAAACAAAGATATAGCAAATAAGTTCTCTTTGGATATAAATAATTGCCCTAAACATCCCTCTTTTTATACAACCCAGTGGGTGCTTTCAGATATGCAAAGGCAAGAAGAGTATTTTTTATATAAAAAAGATAAAGAAGTGGTTGCTTGTGTTGCTTTTGAAAATCCAAGAGAAGAGGTTGGTTATTTAAATCGTCTTTCTGTAATTCCTTCTTATCGTCATAAAGGTATAGGAGAAGAGTTGGTAAAATATATCTTTGAGTATGCAAAGAGTAAAAATATAAAGAGATTAAGTATTGGAATAATTGCAGAACATCAAGTTTTAAAACAGTGGTATATAAAATTAGGTTTTAAAGAGTCAAATAAAAAATCTTTTCCCCATTTACCCTTTGAAGTTTTGTATATGAATATCTACTTTTAA
- a CDS encoding HAD family hydrolase — translation MRIEIPGREAFEIKSIVFDYNGTIAIDGRVIEGILEQINELSKSFDFYVITADTYGTVQKELENTSCKVITIGKENQDEKKLEFIKSLDSKTVLSVGNGRNDKLMLKESILGIAILQDEGLCTQTFLNSDILVKSIFDVFGFLRDKNRLIATLRN, via the coding sequence ATGAGAATAGAGATACCAGGAAGAGAAGCTTTTGAGATAAAGAGTATAGTATTTGACTATAATGGAACCATTGCAATAGATGGAAGAGTGATAGAAGGTATTTTAGAACAGATTAATGAATTATCAAAGAGTTTTGATTTTTATGTAATTACTGCTGATACTTATGGAACTGTTCAAAAAGAGCTTGAGAATACAAGTTGTAAAGTTATTACTATAGGTAAAGAGAATCAAGATGAAAAAAAACTAGAGTTTATAAAGAGTTTAGATTCTAAAACTGTTTTAAGTGTAGGAAATGGTAGAAATGATAAGTTGATGTTAAAAGAGTCTATTTTAGGCATTGCAATTTTGCAAGATGAAGGTTTATGTACGCAAACTTTTTTAAACTCTGATATTTTGGTTAAATCTATTTTTGATGTATTTGGGTTTTTAAGAGATAAAAATAGGCTTATTGCAACACTAAGAAATTAG